One Aegilops tauschii subsp. strangulata cultivar AL8/78 chromosome 2, Aet v6.0, whole genome shotgun sequence genomic window, tcccccttgggcctcccccctgcgcctagggttgggaaccctaagggggggagttcccccttgccttggggggcaaggcaaccccttccccccttgtggccgccgccccccttgagatcccatctcttggggccggcgccccccagggggcctatataaaggggggagggagggcagcatactacagctttgggcgcctccctcctcccctgcaacacctctctctctctcgcagaagctcggcgaagccctgccggagacccgctacatccaccaccacgccgtcgtgctgttggatctccatcaacctctccttcccccttgctggatcaagaaggaggagacgtcgctgcaccgtacgtgtgttgaacgcggaggtgccatccgttcggcactcggtcatcggtgatttggatcacggcgagtacgactccatcatccacgttcattggaacgcttccgctcgcgatctacaagggtatgtagatgcactcctttcccctcgttgctagtagactccatagatgcatcttggtgagcgtaggaaaattttaaattatgctacgattcccaacaagaacttgttggagacttcatatctctcaactcgggtatttgcttgaaatattaacttcaactcctggaacatcttatatggtccatgacgttcaaaacgtctttgaagtcccgattctaagccgttaagcatggtgcactagaCTATCAAGTattcatcatattgagctagccaaacgttcataacgtctgcatctactcctgcaataggtctgtcacctagcagtgcatcaaggacatattttttctgcgcagcaatgaggataatcctcagatcacggatccaatccgcatctttgctactaacatctttcaacataatttttctctaggaacatatcaaaaataaacagggaagcaacaacgcgagctattgatctacaacataatttgcaaaatactatcaggactaagttcatgataaattcaagtccaattaatcatattacttaagaactcccacttagatagacatccgtctaatcctctaagtgatcacgtgatccatatcaactaaaccatgtccgatcatcacgtgagatggagtagtttcaatggtgaacatcactatgttgatcatatctactatatgattcacgctcgacctttcggtctccgtgttccgaggccatatctgttatatgctaggctcgtcaagtttaacctgagtattccgcgtgtgcaactgttttgcacccgttgtatttgaacgtagagcctatcacacccgatcatcacgtggtgtctcagcacgaagaactttcgcaacggtgcatactcagggagaacacttatactttgataatttagtgaaggatcatcttataatgctaccgtcaaacaaagcaagataagatgcataaaggattaacatcacatgcaatcaatataagtgatatgatatggccatcatcatcttgtgcttgtgatctccatctccgaagcaccgtgcttgtgatctccatctccgaagcaccgtcatgatcaccatcgtcaccggcgcgacaccttgatctccatcatagcatcgttgtcgtctcgccaccttattgcttttacgactatcgctaccgcttagggataaagtaaaactattacatggcgattgcatctcatacaataaagcgacaaccatatggctcctgccagttgccgataactcggttacaaaacatgatcatctcatacaacacattatatcacatcatgtcttgaccatatcacatcacaacatgccctgcaaaaacaagttagacgtcctctactttgttgttgcatgttttacgtggctgctacgggcttagcaagaaccgttcttacctacgcatcaaaaccacaacgatagtttgtcaagttggtgctgttttaaccttcgcaaggaccgggcgtagccacactcggttcaactaaagtgagagagacagacacccgccggtcacctttaagcaacgaatgctcgcaacggtgaaaccagtctcgtgtaagcgtacgcgtaatgtcggtccgggccgcttcatctcacaataccgctgaaccaaagtatgacatgctggtaagcagtatgacttatatcgcccacaactcacttgtgttctactcgtgcatagcatcaacgcataaaaccaggctcggatgccactgttggggaacgtagtaatttcaaaaaaaatcctacgcacacgcaagatcatggtgatgcatagcaacgagaggggagagtgttgtccacgtaccctcgtagaccgacaacggaagcattatcacaacgcggttgatgtagtcgtacgtcttcatgatctgaccgatcaagtaccgaacgcacggcacctccgagttctacacacgttcagctcgatgacgtccctcgaactccgatccagccgagtgttgagggagagtttcgtctgcacgacggcgtggtgacgatgatgatgttccaccgatgcagggcttcgcctaagctccgcaacggtattatcgaggtgtaatatagtggaggggggcaccgcacacggctaagagatctcaaggatcaattgttgtgtctctggggtgcccccctgcccccgtatataaaggagcaagggaggaggaggccggccctaggaggggcgcaccaagtgtggagtcctactaggactccctagtcctagtaggattccacctcccatatggaataggaatagaggaagggaaaaagagaaggaaggaagggggcgccccccttccctagtccaattcggaccagaccaaggggaggggtgtggccacccttgaggcccttttccttctttcccgtatggcccaataaggcccaatacgtattcccgtaactctccggtactccgaaaaatacccgaatcactcgaaacctttccgaagtccgaatatagtcgtccaatatatcgatctttacgtctcagccatttcgagactcctcgtcatgtccccgatctcatccgggactccgaactccttcggtacatcaaaactcaataaaactgtcatcgtaacgttaagcgtgcggaccctacgggttcgagaactatgtagacatgaccgagacacgtctccggtcaataaccaatagcgggacctggatgcccatattggctcccacatattctacgaagatctttatcggtcagaccgcataacaacatacgttgttccctttgtcaccggtatgttacttgcccgagatttgatcgtcggtatctcgatacctagttcaatctcgttatcggaaagtctctttactcgttccgtaacacatcatcccgcaactaactcattagtcacaatgcttgcaaggcttatagtgatgtgtattaccgagtgggcccagagatacctctccgacaatcggagtgacaaatcctaatctcgaaatacgccaacccaacaagtacctttggagacacctgtagagtacctttataatcacccatttacgttgtgacgtttggtagcacacaaagtgttcctccggtaaacgggagttgcataatctcatagtcataggaacatgtataagtcatgtagaaagcaatagcaacatactaaacgatcgagtgctaagctaacggaatgggtcaagtcaatcacgtcattctcctaatgaggtgatatcgttaatcaaatgacaacttatgtctatggctaggaaacataaccatctttgattaacgagctagtcaagtagaggcatactagtgacactctgtttgtctatgtattcacacatgtattatgttttcggttaatacaattctagcatgaataataaacatttatcatgatataaggaaataaataataactttattattgcctctagggaatatttccttcaaggACTACGACAGGGAGATCCCTTAAGCCCTTATCTTTTCCTATTTGTGGCAGACGGACTTGCCACACTTCTAAAAAACAAGGTGGATAGCGGGGAAATCTCACCTCTGAAGGTAGCACGAGGAAGCCCGGGTATATCCAACTTACTTTTTGCTGATGATAGTCTCCTATTCTTCAAGGCTACCGATGAGCAAGCAGTACGGGTCAAAGAGACGTTGGTTCTGTTCCAAAAATGTACAGGTCAACTCTTGAGCGAGAGTAAATGTTCCCTACTGTTCAGTGAAGTGTCCAGTGAACATGAGAGGGAGGCGATCAAGAGGAGACTAGGTGTGGAGTCAGCTACGTTTGAGAGCAAATACCTAGGGCTACCCACACCGGAAGGAAGGATGAAAGATGAGATGTTCCAGCCGATAATGGATAGATTTGGGAAGAGATGCAATGACTGGAACGAGAGATTTATGTCCAAAGCAGCAAAGGAAGTTCATGTTAAGTCGGTTGCTCAAGGACTGCCAACTTTTGTTATGGGGGTGTTTAAACTGAATCAAAGCTTCTGTGATAGCTATGAGAAAATCATAAGGGATTTCTGGTGGGGGGGTAAAGATGATCACCGGAAAGTGCATTGGATGGCGTGGAAGAATATGACTAAACCAAAAAGAGATGGGGGTATAGGTTTCAGAGATATGCATCTATTTAACCAAGCACTTTTAGCGAGACAGGGATGGAGACTACTACAAAACCCAGACAGTCTATGCGCCAGAGTACTTAAGTCTAAGTACTATCCCAACGGAGAACTTGTGGACACGGTCTTTGCCTCAGATGCCTCCCCTGCCTGGCGTGGGATCGAATTTGGCTTGGAGCTGTTAAAAAAAGGACTAATTTGGCGCGTTGGAAACGGAAGGAAAATACAAATTATAAGAGACCAGTGGATCCCAAGGAGTTCTGGACTCAAAACTGCTAGCTACATTCGGAGATCAAGGTTAAGATGGGTCAACCAACTGATACTACCAGATTCCAGAGAGTGGAATACAGACCTCATCAGACAAATCTTTCACTCCTTCGATGCAGACGAAATTTGTAAGATTCGGATCCCGGCGAGAGAAGTGGAAGATTGTATAGCCTGGCACTATGAAAAGACAGGGGTGTTCACTGTAAAAAGCGCTTACAAACTTGCAGACATGCTGGAAAGAAACGGTACAGAGGGTCCATCAAGCTCAACTAGTGAACCAGGAGATAGAAGTGTTTGGGATGTGATCTGGAAAGCGAAGATCCCGGAACGAATCAAGATATTTGGGTGGAGGGTTGCCACTCAGTCTCTTGCAACCAAACACAACACACACAGAAGAACAATTGTGCCTGAGGATATATGCGACATTTGTGGAACTGAACCAGAAGATGAGTTCCACGCTGTTATTTCATGCACTCGCAGCAAGGCGTTGCGGAATGGCATGAGGTCAGCCTGGGATCTGCCAAAAGAGCAAGAATTTAGTAAAACTGGGAAAGACTGGCTGCAATGTCTGCTCATCCCACTTCCAGATCATGTCAGGAATAGAACACTAATGATTCTATGGAAAGCTTGGCAACTTAGGAATAATGTTATACATGGAGATGGAAAGGATACAGTGACAGGGGCCATGAGACAACTGGTAAAGCTGGATGAAGACCTGGATGTAGCCGCAAATGGCGATGAGAAAACAGGAGGCAAAGGTAGTCTGTTAGTGTATGCAGAGAGAATATGCAAACCAGCTGTGTCTGGAACAAACCAATGGACACCCCCACCAATGCAGTCAGCAAAACTGAACTCCGATGCAGCATTTTTACCAGAGTTTGCAAGAGCTTGGGATGGAGCAGTCGCCCGGGATCACAGAGGAACCCCATTCCTATCTGTGGGCTGCCAACTACATCAGTGTAGGACGGTGGAGGAAGCAGAAGCCTCGTCTGTTCTACTGGGTCTAGATGAAATGAGCAAGTATTTTGATGGGCATCTAATTGTAGAGACAGACTGTGCTACTGTAGGGCATGAACTACAAAGAGAAGGAAGGAGCAGATCGCCCTGGCGTGGAGTAATAACAGACATAAAGGAACGGATGAGACACTTTGCCAGCGTGCAGATTAGCATTGTTAAGAGGAATCATAACAAGCTAGCACATGAGATTGCAGCGACGGCTAGAGAATATGGAAACCACTTCTTCCTAGCTGAAGTGCATGACAACGTTAGACAAAGAATGTTGTCGGAATGTAACAACACCAACGCATGATTGTATGCTTTGGTTCTAAAAAAAAAAGAAGGGACGCCAATGCTTTCCACGGGTGTCCATGGATGTGAATGACGTCATTCCACCAATCTTTGACATTGTGGAATGGGTTGGGCCATATGGCCGAAGAGGCTAGATACGATTTTAGGCCCATCAGATGGACTGGCCCCATGCAACATCCTTCCTTGTCTCTGAATAGGCCCATCAGAACGCGCAAGGAGCATTTTAACAAGTCTTCCCCTTCCTCTCGCCCAATTTCCTCACCTGCCCCCgagaagagagagagaaaatCAGCGAGACGCGAATCAGCGGCGGCGATGGCTCTCCCGGCGTCCAGCTCCACCCTCTCCCGCTTCCTCTCCTCCCGCCGCATCCAGCCCACGGACGTCACCGCCCTCGCCACCTGGGGCATCTTCGCCGGCAGCGCCGCCATCTACCTCGTCCAGGTCCGTGTTGAAACTGTCCATTCACGATTACGCGTTCGATCGTATCCGCCGTCCGCCACTTTCGAGCCTTGCTTCCCCTCGCATCCGTCGCCCGATCCGTACATATGTTTGGTCTCTCGGTGTTAGGGTTTGGTTtctctagatccgatcttgccaTGCCTGTGTACTGTAGCTGCTGGTTGTTTGCCTAGATCTACGGCGTGCTGGATCGGTCTTCACGCCCGGCGATCCGAGCGAGGTGATGTGATCTGGGAGGGATTATCAGAAGTTTATTACGTGGTCAAACTTGTTGTTTGGATCTAATTAGTGCTCTATTGGTAGGGTGGGATTGTATACGGTGGAGGAGAAGACCAAAGTGATTATGCGATGGCAACAGATTTATTCTGGCGAACCCCTGTTTGTTAAGGTGCCTTGGTGATAGGAACGTGCTGCAATAAATAGTTCAAGGCAAATGCTGAAGTAGCCATGGTCCTATCTACATCATGCTAACATGATAGTCTTTGACAAGCAAGTTCAGCACAGGGCACACTTCTATTCCCTCTGccccgaattacttgtcgcagaaatggatagaAATGggcgtatctagaactaaaaatACGTCtaagatacatccatttctgcggcGAGTaattccggatggagggagtaccgGTTAGAACACCTGACCCAGTGTAACAGAACCTGGATGCAAAATACAATTTCAGTTTTGCAACATTTTGATAGGTAATATATGGTTTTAGTTGTTCAATCTTGGTGACATGAATTAACTTTCACTTCCTCCTGATAGTTTCTGCCGAGGCAGCTTGGTCTTTGCCTTTAGCTTCACATAACTAAGATGTGCATTGTGCCTAATAGCTCCTGGATGGTCTCAAACATGTCAGCGTAGATCCTCTCTAAAAGGGCACTTCTGTTGAATATTTTTTCTGGCGCATTCCATTATTTCTGACTCTTATGCATGAAAATTTGGAGTACATAGGTGTATTTTTTTAATAGTGTCACTGTCATGTATGCTTACGCTGCTATGAACTTagtatctactccctccgttcctaaatatttgtctttctagacatttcaaatgaactacaatATACGGATGtacatagacatattttagtgtagattcattcattttgcttcgtatgtagtcatttgttgaaatctttagaaagacaaatatttggaaACGGAAGGAGTAGTTCTGCACATCCTGTTTATTAGGTTTTACGGGCTATGTTGCCAGGTTTTAAAGTCAAACGTTAGGAATTTCTTTTGGTTGAAACTGGTACCTACTGCCTTGTCATGGGATGGACTTTATTTCCTCTACTATCAACAAAATCTAAGGATCCATTCTGCCATAGCCAACATTCAGTGA contains:
- the LOC109755409 gene encoding uncharacterized protein; amino-acid sequence: MQHPSLSLNRPIRTRKEHFNKSSPSSRPISSPAPEKRERKSARRESAAAMALPASSSTLSRFLSSRRIQPTDVTALATWGIFAGSAAIYLVQPFDWIKKTFFEKPEPEA